GTTCGTGCGATGCCGTTGGAGATTGTCTTCCAACATCTGAACATCAACGAACTCTATCGCCTTTCATGGGGCGCAAAGAACGCCCATGGTGCTGAATGGGAAAAACTCAAAGCCGAATTCGATGCCCGCTTGGAACGTATGAAGCGTGAAGCTCTGAAAACCGGCTGGCTCAAACCGCAAGGTATCTACGGCTATTTCCCCTGTCAGGCTGAGGGAGATGACTTGATCATCTATGACCCAACCAGCTTGGCTCTTCCTCCACGACCTCTCACGCGCTTCACTTTCCCGCGTCAGCCTTCTGACGAACATTTGTGCCTAGCGGATTACTTTGCCCCGGTCGAATCGGGAGTGTTTGATGTTGTTGCTTTCCAGGTCGTCACTGTTGGACAGAGTGCTACCGAAAAGTTCGATGCCCTTCAATCTTCTAATCACTACACGGAAGCTTATTTCGTGCATGGACTGGCCGTCCAGACTGCTGAGGCCACTGCTGAATACTTGCATCGCCACATCCGCCGTGAGTTGGGATTAGCCGAAGGACAAGGCAAACGTTACTCGTGGGGTTACCCGGCCATCCCTGACCTCGAAGATCATCGTAAAGTTTTTGACTTGCTCCCTGCCGAGCAGGAACTGGGTATGAGCCTCAGTCCGGCCTATCAGTTAATCCCTGAACAATCCACTGCGGCGATTATTGTGCATCACCCACAAGCAAAGTATTACTCAGTCGGTGAGAGCCGAGTAGAACAATTGATAAAGTAAGACAAGATGGTCTGGTCCGCAGTTTGTATATTAGGACGAAGATCGAATAAGTAATCATGAATACATTTTTGTCTCTCTTTTCCTCTTCCATTCCCCTCCTCGCCGATGGTGCAATGGGAACCCTCTTGCATGCGCAAGGTGTAGAACATACGCGCTGTTTTGATGAGCTCAACGTGACTGATCCGGGTCGCGTTGTCGCCATTCATCGGCAGTATATCGAGGCCGGGGCGCAAATCATCCTGACCAACACCTTCGGCGCAAATCGCTATAAATTGCGCAAACATGGTCTTGAAGCTCAGTTGGATGCGATCAACCGAGCTGGAGTGGAGATTGCACGTCGTGTTGTAGCCGAGAGCGGCAAGCCGGTCTTCGTGGCCGGCGATATTGGTCCACTTGGCGTGCGCATTGCTCCTTATGGGCGGGTTCAGCCGATGGAGGCGCGTGAGGCCTTTCTGGAACAGGCGCGCGCCCTCGCTGCTGCTGGGGTTGATTTGTTCGTCATCGAAACCATGACCGATTTACGCGAAACCATTGAGGCTATTCGTGCTGTTCGGACTTTTGACGGGATTCCCGTTGTTGC
Above is a genomic segment from Blastocatellia bacterium containing:
- a CDS encoding B12-binding domain-containing protein; the protein is APGMTRHEAAVHILNTVLLPAMKEVGDKFGAGELILPFVLQSAEVMKKAVAHLENYLEKVEGVTKGTVVLATVYGDVHDIGKNLVKTILVNNGYTVIDLGKQVPAETIISKAVEVDATAIGLSALLVSTSKQMPLIVNELYRRGLKFPVLIGGAAINRRFGRRILQTESGDYYEPGVFYCKDAFEGLETMDMLIDEVKRQELLKRIRAEADLELGRSVLSQPTIWVRKRSPVVPQPITLPPGVAFGWRVVRAMPLEIVFQHLNINELYRLSWGAKNAHGAEWEKLKAEFDARLERMKREALKTGWLKPQGIYGYFPCQAEGDDLIIYDPTSLALPPRPLTRFTFPRQPSDEHLCLADYFAPVESGVFDVVAFQVVTVGQSATEKFDALQSSNHYTEAYFVHGLAVQTAEATAEYLHRHIRRELGLAEGQGKRYSWGYPAIPDLEDHRKVFDLLPAEQELGMSLSPAYQLIPEQSTAAIIVHHPQAKYYSVGESRVEQLIK
- a CDS encoding homocysteine S-methyltransferase family protein is translated as MNTFLSLFSSSIPLLADGAMGTLLHAQGVEHTRCFDELNVTDPGRVVAIHRQYIEAGAQIILTNTFGANRYKLRKHGLEAQLDAINRAGVEIARRVVAESGKPVFVAGDIGPLGVRIAPYGRVQPMEAREAFLEQARALAAAGVDLFVIETMTDLRETIEAIRAVRTFDGIPVVATMTFTRDDRTLLGDDPIKVAQVLAEAGADVIGVNCSSGPAQI